The sequence below is a genomic window from Coffea arabica cultivar ET-39 chromosome 4c, Coffea Arabica ET-39 HiFi, whole genome shotgun sequence.
GGAAGAATGAAAAACCTACAAAACGAGAGAGTCGAAAAAATCCCATAACTAAATACACAGTTCAGACCTAATCCTCGACCCTTCTTTCCCCTAAGAAGATTCCAACAAGCCACTGCTCCACTGCTCGATTTGAATCATTTGCAGCTATATTCTCAATACCATGTTTAACCATTTCTGttgtgtttctttttctttttgttccccAAATCACCACCACCCCTGGCATCCCTGGCACGACTTGTCCTTTCTCGGGGTCGCTTTCGGCCTGagttttttgccttttttgaTGTTTGATGAGCCAAAAACTGGTTTCCAAAATGAGGGGCAACATTAACCAGCGAATTGTCAATCTCCTTCCTAATCTCCTGCATCCTGTCAGGCTGTGATTTACGATTAGCATCTGCAACAAAGCTCTTGTTCTTTGATGATTTGGTTTCTGGTGGTCCAAAGGCATCATAAAATTCTTTGAGAACAGATTGCTTAGAAGCTTGTCTCAACTTCCACTGATCAGGACGTTTGGCAAATCTAGAATAGACAGTAAAAAAATCGAAATTAATAATAGCAAGCCAAAAAGAgagaggagggggggggggaattgATAACGGACTGGCTCTGAGCAAGCAGGTCCAAGTAATAAGAAAAACAAGTTGTGGATTTCAAATGACAAGTGGGTAAAAGCATAGACACTGGAACCACGTGATTAGTTGAACTTTGAATTTATGTGGTAATCAGGTTTTTATCTTTTCTAATTGTCCTTCCATCTGGAGGCCTACGTACCAAGGCAAAAACATACAGCTACTTCATGATCCGCAACACATCAGCAGAGACTAGGGGCAACATGCCAGTTTCATAAGGGGATGAATCAAGCCTCGAGAGTCAAATCCGTACAACGAGCATAGTCCTTCCCACAAAGAATGTGGCAGAACTAGGCTTAAATAACTACACTTCCTAACCTCAGTCCACCTTGGAGCACATAAAACCACTTGGCTCAAAATTCACCCCAAGCACTCTCAGATGAAAGTAAAGATTCAATGCAACAAGGCAAAATCACACATAAACATAGAACGTAATCTTCAATGCACTTTTCTATTAAATCAACCATTAAAGGAACCAGAAAAAGGAAGAATCAGCTGCAGCTTACCCCTCAACATCAAGTTTCCTCAACAGGTAAGGTCCCTGCTTAGTCTTCAAAAGGTCCTTTTGCACAGGTACAAGTTCTGATACAATTGTTTCTCTCAGAGAGGCACTGGAGGCATCGAAGCATTTGTCAACTGTAAATGAACCCAACGAATGCACTGAGAGCTCTCCAAAATGTCCACGAAGCCTTGAAATAACGAAAATTCAGTAAACATAAGGTCGGGAATAGCTTCTGGAATGGTTCAAGTCTTCAATGTCAACTTTCAACAAAGAGGTCAAAGAAAATTGGGAAGAGAGAACGTACTTTATAACTAACTTGCGCTTTTGTTTCGAAGAAGCATTTGAGCTCAGAAAAGCCTCAATAACCCGTGAGCCACATGCGTCTTTTGATGCTTCAAGAACTTGACTGTCTTCTAATGACGTGATACTGGTAATGTAAGATTGTATAAATTCCtgtaaagaaagaaagagtggaTTGCCGAGCCAAAGACAGAGTATTGATTCACTTCCCCACCCCTTTGGTAATTGAAGCGGCCATATAGAAGCAAGATGATGCTATTTTAACAAAAAGTAAACTCAGAAGAAATATGAAGGTTCAATATCAATTCATAACAAGTAAAGATAAATTTCTACTTTgttatacaagaaaataaagtaTTTGCCAGAAGAATGACAAATAAATGTAAAGCACCCAGTCACTTGGCCCTATATGGCTCTGATGACAAAAGTATTCAGCagataatttttcaaagttaaccGACGAAAAAAAAGGGCTCTGAGCAAATTGTGTATCTTTACTACACATAAAGCATGAGGCAATTTTTGACGTAAACATTTTGCTTCACTTTTTCAACTTCCAATTTTTTACCCTCATAATGAAGGACAAAAACTACTACTTAACCCTAACTAGCGAAGCATATGTTGTTAACATAACCACTAATAGCATTGTAACTAAAAAGATTACTACCACTTGACAGGAATAATTATACAATTATAGAGGATCACTACTTGCTTTCGATTTGAGAAGTTTTTCATGAAATTaactcatacaaaaaaaaaactattaataTTGTAAACTGCACACATAGTAAATCTCTCTCATAGTATTGGCAGGAGTGAACAGACAGGTACAAACACACAGAAGCCAAATGGACAATGCTGGAAATAACACAGGAATTTGATACATCACTTAAAAGACAGGGTAGGCACCGATAAAAGATGGCAATGTTCAAATAAAGAGGTATTGATACATGTGTTATTAGAGGCACATAGACATGGAATTCTGAAATTGACTGCAGTACAAAGAACCAAGTACATGCATCTTAACACCATCAGGACGTTCTAGTTTGCATTTATCTGCACCTGGAAAATCTTTATCAAGAAAGAGTATTCTGAAATCAAAGTAAAATTCAATCTATAAACCAAAAAAAGAGGGGTAGGCAGTGATGTAAGGTATCATTGTTCAAATAAAAAGTGTACAATGTGTAAATATGTAAGTAGAGGCACATACACATGGAAGTCTGAATATTGTCTGCAGTATCAAAGAACCCACTACATGCATCTTAACACCATCAGGCCAGTAACAGTTGGATTTATCTTCACTGGAAAAATACTTATCAAGAAACAGTATTCGAGGAACAATGCATCTAGGAGACTCATCCATTGCACAGACAGCAGCAGCAAGTGCTTGAGAACACTGTCAACAGATGACAGAACACGGTCAAAATAGTGTTATCAAACTAGTTTAAGCCATGAAAGGACAAGATTACTAGCACAGAGCTAGACAGAGTAGGGAAAAAGGGATGCACCCAAGGTTTCAAAAGTTAGAGCTGTACAAGAATATTCCCCAAAATGCTACTTATAAATTTGTTTGTGTTGATATCGCAATCTCAATctcaaaaagagagagaggaaagaaaaagaaaaaataagttCACATTCCAACTTAGAATTTTCCACTCATGCAACCTCATCATCTTTCATAACTTGATCCTTAAAAACTTTATTCAGGTGCTGACCATGTGTCTGAGAGTTACCAGGCGGTAGGATAATCTAATTTATTGGCACTTAAGCTTGCAAAGAATTATAGGGTATTAAAAAATCACTTTCTACAAGAGTCAACTtctgaaaaaaatttctttacGAGCAGTCACTTCAATCAACCAAAAACTGTATATAACTACCACCATGCTTCAAGTAAAGATGAATTTTAGGTGCCAtgtattggaaaatttttaaaacaaaattagagGTACTGTGTTGTAAATTACATTTCTGAAGCATATAGATCAGCAGCTGTTTATTCTAAATTTCAGGTACTAAACTGTTTGCATGGCACTGTTTTACGACTGATATTCTCAGTCACTAACCTTATTTTCATGACTGTGAAGTCTTTCACAAGCAGCAACAAGGGAAGCAACAACTCCAGATCTTCCCATTTCGAAAAGATCCTTAAGCTTTGTACCAAGGTCGACCCAAATCAAATCCATCTAGTAACAAAAACATGATAGAAACGAATAACATGGCAATCTATTAAAAAAATTGCTTCAAGggtaattatttaaaaaaaaactctagtAGCACCAAATCTAAGGAGCAGATAAGTTGTGCTACTAATTCAAAGCTGAAAGCTCCAATGGACATCACACTTGGCACCATACAGATAACTAAATAAATGCATCTACTGCTGTTTGCAACCAGTAATACCTAGGGCACctgatttttatcttattttggataattcacaaaaaagagaagaagactCACAACACTTAAAGTTTCAGTGGACATACTTGATCTTTGGTCCTGGCATGAGAAATCAAAGCCTGGACAACAAAATTCCCACACTGCTGTGATGACAGAGGAAACAACGAATTTCTGAAAACTTTCACAAACAATTCCTCATATAAGGAATCAGGGGCCACTTCCAAAATaacctgttaaagaaaacaaaacttgCAAAATTTAAGGAACACAATACAGTACTAACACATTAGATTAAAATCACAACACTCAAA
It includes:
- the LOC113739973 gene encoding pumilio homolog 23 isoform X3, whose product is MDRSGSHVVETALKALAMHLQDTDNQSLIEDTLTTISRMIVVNPVDIMWNCYGSHVIRSLLCLCGGVPLDPSGFHSTKSSTVLAERLNSRVSPQSNNDLKNLQQRFPELLEFLVSEMLSCARKDMAVLRVNQYGSLVLQTSLKLLARQEQLLLDIVPVILGCSSENANEGNLIENTVVQKLLPLMEKTAFSHLMEVILEVAPDSLYEELFVKVFRNSLFPLSSQQCGNFVVQALISHARTKDQMDLIWVDLGTKLKDLFEMGRSGVVASLVAACERLHSHENKCSQALAAAVCAMDESPRCIVPRILFLDKYFSSEDKSNCYWPDGVKMHVVGSLILQTIFRLPCEFIQSYITSITSLEDSQVLEASKDACGSRVIEAFLSSNASSKQKRKLVIKLRGHFGELSVHSLGSFTVDKCFDASSASLRETIVSELVPVQKDLLKTKQGPYLLRKLDVEGFAKRPDQWKLRQASKQSVLKEFYDAFGPPETKSSKNKSFVADANRKSQPDRMQEIRKEIDNSLVNVAPHFGNQFLAHQTSKKAKNSGRKRPRERTSRARDARGGGDLGNKKKKKHNRNG
- the LOC113739973 gene encoding pumilio homolog 23 isoform X2, coding for MNRTGTFSKPLQHDEASVPHASFVRKQVDPETSKYFTEIANVIEGSEIDLEERAVICGNALEEARGKEVQLATDYIISHTLQTLLEGCSVEHLCGFLRNCQSNFSLIAMDRSGSHVVETALKALAMHLQDTDNQSLIEDTLTTISRMIVVNPVDIMWNCYGSHVIRSLLCLCGGVPLDPSGFHSTKSSTVLAERLNSRVSPQSNNDLKNLQQRFPELLEFLVSEMLSCARKDMAVLRVNQYGSLVLQTSLKLLARQEQLLLDIVPVILGCSSENANEGNLIENTVVQKLLPLMEKTAFSHLMEVILEVAPDSLYEELFVKVFRNSLFPLSSQQCGNFVVQALISHARTKDQMDLIWVDLGTKLKDLFEMGRSGVVASLVAACERLHSHENKCSQALAAAVCAMDESPRCIVPRILFLDKYFSSEDKSNCYWPDGVKMHVVGSLILQTIFRLPCEFIQSYITSITSLEDSQVLEASKDACGSRVIEAFLSSNASSKQKRKLVIKLRGHFGELSVHSLGSFTVDKCFDASSASLRETIVSELVPVQKDLLKTKQGPYLLRKLDVEGFAKRPDQWKLRQASKQSVLKEFYDAFGPPETKSSKNKSFVADANRKSQPDRMQEIRKEIDNSLVNVAPHFGNQFLAHQTSKKAKNSGRKRPRERTSRARDARGGGDLGNKKKKKHNRNG
- the LOC113739973 gene encoding pumilio homolog 23 isoform X1; the protein is MGRKPFRKRAGYDGNHSSQGFGGQMNRTGTFSKPLQHDEASVPHASFVRKQVDPETSKYFTEIANVIEGSEIDLEERAVICGNALEEARGKEVQLATDYIISHTLQTLLEGCSVEHLCGFLRNCQSNFSLIAMDRSGSHVVETALKALAMHLQDTDNQSLIEDTLTTISRMIVVNPVDIMWNCYGSHVIRSLLCLCGGVPLDPSGFHSTKSSTVLAERLNSRVSPQSNNDLKNLQQRFPELLEFLVSEMLSCARKDMAVLRVNQYGSLVLQTSLKLLARQEQLLLDIVPVILGCSSENANEGNLIENTVVQKLLPLMEKTAFSHLMEVILEVAPDSLYEELFVKVFRNSLFPLSSQQCGNFVVQALISHARTKDQMDLIWVDLGTKLKDLFEMGRSGVVASLVAACERLHSHENKCSQALAAAVCAMDESPRCIVPRILFLDKYFSSEDKSNCYWPDGVKMHVVGSLILQTIFRLPCEFIQSYITSITSLEDSQVLEASKDACGSRVIEAFLSSNASSKQKRKLVIKLRGHFGELSVHSLGSFTVDKCFDASSASLRETIVSELVPVQKDLLKTKQGPYLLRKLDVEGFAKRPDQWKLRQASKQSVLKEFYDAFGPPETKSSKNKSFVADANRKSQPDRMQEIRKEIDNSLVNVAPHFGNQFLAHQTSKKAKNSGRKRPRERTSRARDARGGGDLGNKKKKKHNRNG